One genomic region from Paroceanicella profunda encodes:
- the idi gene encoding isopentenyl-diphosphate Delta-isomerase, with amino-acid sequence MTEQLIPAWGPDGIARPMEKLEVHREGLRHPAVSVFLIDGSRTLLQRRAETKYHSPGLWANACCTHPRWNEHNAICAARRLREELGVTGLTLRKRGRVEYRADVGGGMTEHEVVALFSAEVDPATLTLQPDPAEVSETRWVDRAELRREVEAEPARFTAWLRIYLLEHEAQIFPPA; translated from the coding sequence ATGACTGAGCAGTTGATCCCCGCCTGGGGACCGGACGGCATCGCCCGACCCATGGAGAAACTCGAAGTGCACCGCGAGGGGCTGCGCCACCCGGCCGTCTCGGTGTTCCTCATCGACGGATCGCGCACCCTGCTGCAGCGGCGCGCGGAGACGAAGTACCATTCCCCCGGTCTCTGGGCGAATGCCTGCTGCACCCACCCGCGCTGGAACGAGCACAACGCCATCTGCGCCGCCCGCCGCCTGCGCGAGGAACTGGGCGTCACCGGCCTCACCCTGCGCAAGCGCGGCCGGGTGGAATACCGCGCCGACGTGGGCGGGGGGATGACCGAGCACGAGGTGGTGGCGCTGTTCTCCGCCGAGGTGGACCCGGCCACGCTCACCCTGCAGCCAGACCCGGCGGAGGTGTCGGAAACCCGCTGGGTGGACCGCGCGGAGCTGCGCCGCGAGGTGGAGGCGGAGCCGGCCCGGTTCACCGCCTGGCTGCGCATCTACCTGCTCGAACACGAGGCCCAGATCTTTCCGCCGGCCTGA
- the hemE gene encoding uroporphyrinogen decarboxylase: protein MTETKKLLAALKGEVQAVPPVWMMRQAGRYLPEYRETRARAGSFLDLCYAPDLAAEVTLQPIRRYGFDAAILFADILLIPQALGADLWFVTGEGPRLAPTDTAEGVAALRAPEAVHETLAPVYETLRILKGALPAETTLIGFAGAPWTVATYMIAGRGTPDQAPARRLMYSQPEVFDALMDRITEATAEYLIAQVDAGAEVVKLFDSWSGALPGALFRRYAIEPALRILARLRARHPHVPVIGFPRGAGGNYASFARETGCEGLAIDTSVDPAWAAKHLSPLACVQGNLDPILMVLGGAALERGTRTLLEAFAGKPHIFNLGHGITPDADPAHVEQMLRVIRG from the coding sequence ATGACCGAGACCAAGAAGCTGCTGGCCGCGCTGAAGGGCGAGGTGCAGGCCGTGCCGCCGGTGTGGATGATGCGCCAGGCGGGCCGCTATCTGCCCGAATACCGCGAGACCCGTGCCCGCGCCGGAAGTTTTCTGGACCTGTGCTATGCCCCCGACCTCGCCGCGGAGGTGACCCTGCAGCCGATCCGCCGCTACGGGTTCGACGCGGCCATCCTCTTCGCCGACATCCTGCTCATCCCCCAGGCGCTGGGCGCCGACCTGTGGTTCGTCACCGGCGAGGGGCCGCGGCTTGCCCCCACCGACACCGCCGAAGGCGTGGCCGCGCTGCGTGCACCGGAGGCGGTGCACGAGACGCTGGCGCCGGTCTACGAGACCCTGCGCATCCTGAAGGGCGCCCTGCCGGCGGAGACCACGCTGATCGGCTTCGCCGGCGCGCCCTGGACGGTGGCCACCTACATGATCGCCGGACGCGGCACCCCGGACCAGGCCCCGGCCCGGCGGCTGATGTACAGCCAGCCGGAGGTGTTCGACGCGCTGATGGACCGGATCACCGAGGCCACGGCGGAATATCTCATCGCCCAGGTCGACGCCGGCGCCGAGGTGGTGAAACTGTTCGACAGCTGGTCCGGCGCGCTGCCCGGGGCGCTGTTCCGGCGCTACGCCATCGAGCCCGCGCTGCGCATCCTCGCCCGGCTGCGCGCCCGGCACCCGCATGTGCCGGTGATCGGCTTCCCGCGCGGCGCGGGCGGCAATTACGCCAGCTTTGCCCGGGAAACCGGCTGCGAGGGGCTGGCGATCGACACGTCGGTGGACCCGGCCTGGGCGGCGAAGCACCTCTCGCCGCTGGCCTGCGTGCAGGGAAACCTCGACCCGATCCTGATGGTGCTGGGCGGCGCGGCGCTGGAGCGCGGCACGCGCACCCTGCTCGAAGCCTTCGCCGGCAAGCCGCATATCTTCAATCTCGGCCATGGCATCACGCCGGACGCGGACCCGGCGCATGTGGAGCAGATGCTGCGGGTGATCCGCGGCTGA
- the tspO gene encoding tryptophan-rich sensory protein TspO: protein MDLTTLAALVVAAGAAAGTGVLFQPGEWYRGLVKPAWTPPNRAFPIAWTVLYVLMVWAGYRIAQRPDAGPALALWAAQIALNAVWSPTFFGLHRPGIAFLQIALLWIAVAAMIAAFWARDIWSALLMAPYLVWISYAGALNLVIWDRNPSIAFGQRRP from the coding sequence ATGGACCTCACCACCCTCGCAGCTCTCGTCGTGGCCGCTGGCGCCGCGGCCGGAACCGGTGTGCTCTTTCAGCCGGGAGAGTGGTACCGCGGCCTGGTGAAACCGGCATGGACGCCGCCGAACCGCGCCTTTCCCATAGCCTGGACGGTGCTCTACGTGCTGATGGTCTGGGCGGGCTACCGCATCGCCCAGCGCCCGGACGCCGGCCCGGCACTGGCGCTCTGGGCGGCGCAGATCGCGCTGAACGCGGTGTGGTCTCCCACCTTCTTCGGGCTGCACCGGCCGGGCATCGCCTTCCTGCAGATCGCCCTGCTGTGGATCGCCGTGGCGGCGATGATCGCCGCCTTCTGGGCGCGCGACATCTGGTCGGCGCTGCTGATGGCGCCCTATCTGGTGTGGATCAGCTATGCCGGCGCACTGAACCTGGTGATCTGGGACCGGAACCCCTCCATCGCCTTCGGCCAGCGGCGCCCCTGA
- a CDS encoding sterol desaturase family protein: protein MPLDTDRSEARAQAIFSHPDVRSVARVFGTAAVLLVALSLAAGPGGAGRFEVTLAGVAGGLAWWSFLEYVLHRFILHWEPRGPRGKALRRRLPGHRGHHDTPGDPERVVNTRRSIALPIAVPLVLGMLVPGVSPPLAMAALGGGAAGYVAYECVHVGCHLGQRPGGYWRMIRRHHALHHHRDETANFGVTSPLWDILLRTRFHAPGSSRR from the coding sequence TTGCCCCTGGACACCGACAGGTCTGAGGCGCGTGCGCAGGCCATTTTCTCGCATCCCGACGTCAGGTCCGTGGCCCGCGTGTTCGGAACCGCGGCGGTGCTGCTGGTGGCGCTCTCGCTTGCCGCCGGTCCCGGCGGGGCGGGGCGCTTCGAGGTCACCTTGGCCGGGGTCGCCGGCGGGCTGGCCTGGTGGAGCTTCCTCGAATACGTGCTGCACCGGTTCATCCTGCACTGGGAGCCGCGGGGGCCGCGCGGGAAGGCCCTGCGCCGCCGCCTGCCCGGGCACCGCGGCCATCATGACACCCCGGGCGATCCCGAGCGGGTGGTGAACACGCGGCGCTCCATCGCGCTGCCGATCGCGGTGCCGCTGGTTCTCGGGATGCTCGTGCCGGGCGTCTCGCCGCCCCTCGCCATGGCGGCGCTCGGCGGGGGCGCGGCGGGCTACGTGGCCTATGAATGCGTGCATGTCGGCTGCCATCTGGGCCAACGGCCCGGCGGCTACTGGCGGATGATCCGCCGCCACCACGCCCTGCACCACCACCGCGACGAGACGGCGAACTTCGGCGTGACATCCCCCCTCTGGGACATCCTGCTGCGCACCCGCTTCCACGCGCCGGGCAGCTCCCGCCGCTGA
- a CDS encoding Rid family hydrolase: MSATAATDGRGKRVSRGDPEGQTGTIPKKMAGIPEQAGSDMAHVLHTRLSTSDISRAAEACRAHAEAFCAAPPAMSLVHVLPVVDADMRIAVEVMAERRR, translated from the coding sequence ATCTCGGCCACGGCGGCCACGGATGGCCGGGGCAAGCGGGTCAGCAGGGGCGACCCGGAGGGGCAGACCGGAACCATCCCGAAGAAGATGGCCGGCATTCCGGAGCAGGCGGGATCGGACATGGCGCATGTCCTGCACACGCGTCTCTCCACATCCGATATCAGCCGCGCGGCGGAGGCCTGCCGCGCCCATGCCGAGGCCTTCTGCGCAGCGCCGCCGGCGATGAGCCTTGTCCATGTGCTGCCCGTCGTGGACGCGGACATGCGGATCGCGGTCGAAGTGATGGCCGAGCGGCGCCGATGA
- a CDS encoding winged helix-turn-helix transcriptional regulator, producing MNDRAVIGPVATAAALGASMAENHRTGHDSGTPFGDCHVRQVLGPLSSKWSSLLLLMLAGGPKRFGMLRRDLPDISQRMLTQNLRALERDGLVSRTVYPTKPPSVEYALTDLGWSYMEPLSRLVLWADQNHARVRSARESFDTANPDS from the coding sequence ATGAATGATCGCGCGGTGATCGGACCCGTGGCCACGGCGGCCGCACTCGGGGCGTCCATGGCCGAAAACCACCGCACGGGCCATGACAGCGGCACTCCCTTCGGCGATTGCCACGTGCGCCAGGTGCTGGGGCCGCTCAGCTCCAAGTGGAGTTCGCTGCTGCTGCTGATGCTGGCGGGCGGGCCGAAGCGCTTCGGCATGCTGCGGCGCGACCTGCCGGACATCTCGCAGCGCATGCTCACCCAGAACCTGCGCGCGCTGGAGCGCGACGGGCTGGTGAGCCGCACCGTGTACCCTACCAAGCCGCCCTCGGTGGAATACGCGCTCACCGATCTGGGCTGGAGCTACATGGAGCCGCTGTCGCGGCTGGTGCTCTGGGCCGACCAGAACCACGCCCGGGTGCGCAGCGCGCGCGAGAGCTTCGACACCGCCAATCCCGACAGCTGA
- a CDS encoding NAD(P)H-binding protein, producing MSTLLVTGASGNLGRGVVEALLDAGGDDRIIATSRTPSSLDDLVARGVEVRHADFDAPDSLAPAFAGVDRLLLVSTDRLDTPDVRIPQHQAAVATAAAAGVKHVVYTSHVAALPGPSGVANDHFQTELAIFRSGMTFTLMRHSLYTDLLGMSVPAARASGQLFSATAGKGRSNVTRADCARADAAALRLAPENRVFLVTGPAAVTQAEIAALIGPGVAHVDLSPDALHGGLLAAGLPPFLVDALVAFDVEAAHGLHAVESRAVRDLTGQEPESVADYFARMAL from the coding sequence ATGTCGACACTTCTGGTTACCGGCGCTTCGGGAAACCTGGGCCGCGGGGTCGTGGAAGCCCTTCTCGATGCCGGCGGCGATGACAGGATCATCGCGACCTCGCGGACGCCCTCCTCCCTCGACGATCTCGTCGCGCGCGGGGTGGAGGTCCGCCACGCGGATTTCGACGCGCCCGACAGCCTCGCGCCGGCCTTCGCCGGGGTCGACCGCCTGCTGCTGGTGAGCACGGACCGGCTGGACACGCCGGATGTGCGCATTCCCCAGCACCAGGCCGCCGTTGCCACGGCTGCCGCGGCGGGGGTGAAGCACGTGGTCTACACCTCGCACGTGGCGGCGCTGCCCGGGCCCTCGGGCGTGGCCAACGATCATTTCCAGACCGAGCTTGCGATCTTCCGCAGCGGGATGACCTTCACGCTGATGCGCCACAGCCTCTACACCGACCTGCTGGGCATGAGCGTTCCGGCGGCGCGGGCCAGCGGGCAGCTTTTCTCGGCCACGGCCGGCAAGGGGCGCTCCAACGTCACCCGCGCGGACTGTGCCCGGGCGGATGCCGCCGCGCTGCGCCTGGCGCCGGAGAACCGGGTGTTCCTCGTCACCGGCCCGGCGGCCGTGACCCAGGCCGAGATCGCGGCGCTGATCGGGCCGGGCGTGGCGCATGTGGACCTGTCGCCGGACGCGTTGCACGGCGGCCTGCTCGCAGCCGGCTTGCCGCCGTTCCTCGTCGATGCGCTGGTGGCCTTCGACGTGGAGGCCGCCCATGGGCTGCACGCGGTGGAGAGCCGCGCGGTGCGCGATCTCACCGGGCAGGAGCCGGAGAGCGTGGCGGATTATTTCGCGCGGATGGCGCTCTGA
- a CDS encoding DUF3422 family protein, with amino-acid sequence MIGLQDHPQRYALANELHARPFPELHAPCRAVYLAIKPERDAASRDRRRDLAHLIALLDRHGAPHPPPGADHYYGTIGRVSLKWERHTEFVTYTMFTDGVADPPFSGQMEEIFPRDWLAEAPGRLLTSALVRVEPVPPGIDPDTPLADAALAGHFDGWFVRESLAVSRVLDDQAVIAGDFRIDANGHTRFAVLARPGMGSRRLGRIVQRLLEIETYKSSAMLTLPVARQVASRAAEIDAELSDLVSAMARGEGDEAATLDRLLAMTAEIEALSTRSAFRFGAAEAYEAIVNQRIEVLREERLAGRQTFGEFMTRRFDPAMRTCRSAKKRMDELSLRAARAADMLRTRVDVAVAAQNRALLESMDRRAALQLRLQETVEGLSVVAISYYAVSLAGYLLAPLGHLAGVDKGTVTAIATLPVIFVVWRMVKRIRAHLGGD; translated from the coding sequence ATGATCGGCCTGCAGGACCACCCCCAGCGCTACGCGCTCGCAAATGAGCTGCATGCCCGGCCCTTCCCGGAGCTGCACGCGCCCTGCCGGGCGGTCTATCTCGCCATCAAGCCGGAGCGCGACGCGGCCAGCCGCGACCGCAGGCGGGACCTCGCGCATCTCATCGCCCTGCTGGACCGGCACGGCGCGCCGCATCCGCCGCCCGGCGCCGACCATTATTACGGCACCATCGGCCGGGTCTCGCTGAAGTGGGAGCGGCACACCGAATTCGTGACCTACACCATGTTCACCGACGGCGTGGCCGACCCGCCGTTCAGCGGCCAGATGGAGGAGATCTTCCCGCGCGACTGGCTGGCCGAGGCGCCGGGCCGGCTGCTCACCTCCGCGCTGGTGCGGGTGGAGCCGGTGCCGCCCGGCATCGACCCGGACACCCCGCTGGCCGACGCCGCGCTGGCCGGGCATTTCGACGGCTGGTTCGTGCGCGAGAGCCTCGCCGTCTCCCGCGTGCTGGACGACCAGGCGGTGATCGCCGGGGATTTCCGCATCGACGCGAACGGCCACACCCGCTTCGCCGTGCTGGCCCGGCCCGGCATGGGCTCACGCCGGCTGGGCCGCATCGTGCAGCGGCTGCTGGAAATCGAGACCTACAAGAGCTCCGCCATGCTCACCCTGCCGGTGGCGCGCCAGGTGGCCAGCCGCGCCGCGGAAATCGACGCCGAGCTCTCCGACCTGGTGAGCGCCATGGCCCGGGGCGAGGGCGACGAGGCCGCCACGCTGGACCGGCTGCTGGCGATGACCGCGGAGATCGAGGCGCTCTCCACCCGCTCCGCCTTCCGCTTCGGCGCCGCGGAGGCCTATGAGGCCATCGTGAACCAGCGCATCGAGGTGCTGCGCGAGGAGCGCCTCGCCGGCCGGCAGACCTTCGGCGAATTCATGACCCGGCGCTTCGACCCGGCCATGCGCACCTGCCGCTCGGCCAAGAAGCGGATGGACGAGCTGTCGCTGCGCGCCGCGCGCGCCGCCGACATGCTGCGCACCCGGGTCGATGTCGCCGTCGCCGCGCAGAACCGCGCCCTGCTGGAGAGCATGGACCGTCGCGCCGCCCTGCAACTGCGCCTGCAGGAAACGGTGGAGGGCCTGTCCGTGGTGGCGATCAGCTACTACGCGGTGAGCCTGGCGGGCTACCTGCTCGCCCCGCTCGGCCATCTCGCGGGGGTGGACAAGGGCACGGTGACGGCCATCGCCACCCTGCCGGTGATCTTCGTGGTCTGGCGCATGGTCAAGCGCATCCGCGCGCACCTGGGCGGAGACTGA
- a CDS encoding TlyA family RNA methyltransferase, which translates to MRLDQYLTAHGLAESRARAQAAIRDGAVHVDGRAVRRPAFAVPETARVEILGETLPWVSRAALKLVHALDTFGLSPRGEALDVGASTGGFTEVLLARGAARVHALDVGHGQLHPRIAADARVRSLEGVNARAIPEGLVPPVDWVVSDVSFIGLEKALPGPLALARPGGRLVALIKPQFEAGPEHVGRGGIVRDPGVQAACRARIARFLEASGWQVTGEAESPITGSDGNREFLVTAVKATAGAPVDL; encoded by the coding sequence ATGCGTCTCGACCAGTATCTGACCGCCCATGGCCTGGCGGAGAGCCGCGCCCGCGCCCAGGCGGCGATCCGCGACGGCGCCGTTCACGTCGACGGGCGCGCCGTGCGGCGCCCTGCCTTCGCGGTGCCGGAGACGGCGCGGGTCGAGATCCTGGGCGAAACGCTGCCCTGGGTCTCGCGCGCCGCGCTGAAGCTGGTGCATGCGCTCGACACCTTCGGCCTCTCCCCCCGGGGCGAGGCGCTCGACGTCGGGGCCTCCACCGGCGGGTTCACCGAGGTGCTGCTGGCGCGCGGCGCGGCGCGGGTGCATGCGCTCGACGTCGGCCACGGCCAGCTCCACCCCCGCATCGCCGCCGACGCCCGGGTGCGCAGCCTCGAAGGCGTGAACGCCCGCGCCATCCCCGAGGGGCTGGTGCCGCCGGTGGACTGGGTGGTGAGCGATGTCTCCTTCATCGGGCTGGAGAAGGCCCTGCCCGGGCCGCTGGCGCTCGCCCGCCCCGGCGGCCGCCTGGTGGCGCTGATCAAGCCGCAGTTCGAGGCCGGGCCGGAGCATGTCGGGCGCGGCGGCATCGTGCGCGACCCCGGGGTGCAGGCCGCCTGCCGCGCCCGCATCGCGCGGTTCCTGGAGGCGTCCGGCTGGCAGGTGACCGGCGAGGCGGAAAGCCCGATCACCGGGAGCGACGGCAACCGCGAGTTCCTCGTCACCGCCGTGAAGGCGACGGCCGGCGCGCCGGTAGACCTATGA
- a CDS encoding glycosyltransferase family 2 protein produces METLSRLLQPRSARNRPGLPADARATAVLNLHREGLLLAPTLRSIAIAKDLAREEGGEIEVLAVIDRPDALTLSVLERYPGVVDRVEEVDLGDLGAARAWGIRRASHDWVFLHDGDDLFSSNWYRAFFRQLRAGNIDPRAVYHTHVFARFGDLLDIRTTIDSEDPRFHPLFLVSEWYYSNKLVVNRGLFDEFPLPHNSARTGIGNEDWNWSAHTLHAGIRHSYIPETICFYRVKPARISLGLTPGMMQDASPLFDPQNILEMTRERGSRNPPLRGFSPLSAMKAEPISSEPPLPGWFWQEVTLQGALESMITEFNTMPVAERRLWLPNLNYNVVSATEYMMLGLDRRPKVFIFATMERMRAADMIVELLLEGARDLDGGAYQPVLIVDEGDHVFSEARLAATYGAKLISVRLMQEHYRLGEWYFRRMMMRPLMQFMNSIVIDTGSSIFGDVFGEFHRTILENQKQVMFLYTETGTDPMAPTLAALAENARLWRRHANRPVPVRIHPSALPLFTDDHLWQPHFLDARSTAALASVTSSRFAGLVRDGSIDLAALLAGNPAPALREEGVPEAHPAARWFQVDTRISGEIEISTLRVRDAELHLYRSRDAWISPSWFAVAGKALIENDELEIFSPHITIGRSREGRYHCTMYDYSKADLAFATMYDQSLGGGRIPVVAMTRAPLEDAGLDTAGALARHLYRMVRSGAGISIVQDSVAIARYGDPYGEQENADAEL; encoded by the coding sequence ATGGAAACACTGTCGCGGCTGCTTCAGCCCCGCTCGGCGCGCAACCGGCCCGGGCTTCCAGCCGATGCGCGTGCCACGGCGGTGCTCAATCTCCACCGCGAGGGGCTGCTGCTCGCCCCAACCCTGCGCTCCATCGCCATCGCCAAGGACCTCGCGCGCGAGGAGGGCGGCGAGATCGAGGTGCTGGCGGTGATCGACCGGCCGGACGCCCTCACCCTCTCGGTGCTGGAGCGGTATCCGGGCGTGGTGGACCGGGTGGAGGAGGTGGATCTCGGCGACCTCGGCGCCGCGCGCGCCTGGGGCATCCGCAGGGCCAGCCACGACTGGGTGTTCCTGCATGACGGCGACGACCTGTTCTCCTCGAACTGGTACCGCGCCTTCTTCCGCCAGCTGCGCGCCGGCAACATCGACCCCCGCGCGGTCTACCACACCCATGTCTTCGCCCGTTTCGGAGACCTGCTGGACATCCGCACCACCATCGACAGCGAGGACCCGCGCTTCCACCCGCTGTTCCTGGTGTCGGAGTGGTATTATTCCAACAAGCTGGTGGTGAACCGCGGGCTGTTCGACGAATTCCCCCTGCCGCACAATTCCGCCCGCACCGGTATCGGCAACGAGGACTGGAACTGGTCCGCGCACACGCTGCACGCGGGCATCCGGCACAGCTACATTCCGGAGACCATCTGCTTCTACCGGGTGAAGCCGGCGCGCATCAGCCTGGGGCTGACGCCGGGGATGATGCAGGACGCCTCGCCGCTGTTCGACCCGCAGAACATCCTCGAGATGACCCGCGAGCGCGGCAGCCGCAATCCGCCGCTGCGCGGCTTCTCGCCGCTGAGCGCGATGAAGGCCGAGCCGATCTCCAGCGAGCCGCCGCTGCCCGGCTGGTTCTGGCAGGAGGTGACCCTGCAGGGCGCGCTCGAATCGATGATCACCGAGTTCAACACCATGCCGGTGGCCGAGCGGCGCCTGTGGCTGCCGAACCTGAACTACAACGTGGTGTCGGCCACCGAGTACATGATGCTGGGGCTGGACCGCCGGCCCAAGGTGTTCATCTTCGCCACGATGGAGCGGATGCGCGCCGCCGACATGATTGTGGAACTGCTGCTGGAAGGCGCGCGGGACCTGGACGGCGGCGCCTACCAGCCGGTGCTGATCGTGGACGAGGGCGACCACGTGTTCTCCGAGGCGCGCCTGGCGGCGACCTATGGCGCCAAGCTGATCTCGGTGCGCCTGATGCAGGAGCATTACCGGCTCGGGGAATGGTATTTCCGCCGCATGATGATGCGTCCGCTGATGCAGTTCATGAACTCGATCGTGATCGACACCGGCTCGTCCATCTTCGGGGACGTGTTCGGGGAATTCCACCGCACCATTCTGGAAAACCAGAAGCAGGTGATGTTCCTCTACACCGAGACGGGAACCGACCCGATGGCTCCCACGCTGGCGGCGCTGGCGGAGAATGCCCGGCTGTGGCGCCGGCACGCGAACCGGCCGGTTCCCGTGCGCATCCACCCCTCGGCGCTGCCGCTCTTCACGGATGACCATCTGTGGCAGCCGCATTTCCTGGACGCGCGCAGCACCGCGGCGCTGGCCAGCGTCACCAGCAGCCGCTTCGCCGGGCTGGTGCGCGACGGCAGCATCGACCTCGCGGCGCTGCTGGCCGGAAACCCGGCCCCCGCGCTGCGCGAGGAGGGGGTGCCGGAGGCGCACCCCGCCGCGCGCTGGTTCCAGGTGGACACCCGCATCAGCGGCGAGATCGAGATTTCCACCCTGCGGGTGCGCGACGCGGAGCTCCACCTCTATCGCAGCCGCGATGCCTGGATCTCTCCGAGCTGGTTCGCCGTGGCCGGCAAGGCCCTGATCGAGAACGACGAACTGGAGATATTCTCGCCGCACATCACGATTGGACGGAGCCGCGAAGGCAGGTATCATTGCACGATGTATGACTACAGCAAGGCTGACCTGGCGTTCGCGACCATGTATGACCAGAGCCTCGGAGGAGGCCGGATCCCCGTGGTCGCCATGACCCGTGCGCCGCTGGAGGATGCGGGGCTGGACACCGCCGGCGCCCTGGCCCGGCACCTGTACCGCATGGTCCGGAGCGGGGCGGGCATTTCCATCGTGCAGGACTCGGTGGCCATCGCCCGCTACGGAGACCCGTATGGCGAACAGGAAAACGCCGATGCCGAGCTTTGA
- a CDS encoding glycosyltransferase family 4 protein, translating to MPSFDPNIYWQSYPDMLELHALGHWTDAEFTGHWENFGRHEGRRVADEADVPVDWSDWLYFSEWRDEFGWWWRQGALGSMVWSALVSGDNGLEFGRISRNERVRELTGLSPEALRQIAEHGRAFPGRGPLSQLRNEPLPWSTDAGVVLPIEEQVTDRFPSGADVVIILPSLRVGGAELVGAWHAHLARRAGLSVAILLADKSGVSPVHEPLRDAIVDLPELCEAATGRGWTDLTVETRTEVVTHAVAALRPQVMHLCHSWIGYTALATPHLARRLRASAATIHVSAFCHHVHATGNYDGYFRYIPEIVEWVDRFIFDNEWYCAEIRERYGLPEERTVALKYPVAELPSPAAMAAAAANPRASNTVLWASRLDHQKNPQVVGRIAAEMPDLDFVIYGSEILYDTRVDWAAMPQNLRYGGPFSSVDELPTDEAFAFLYTARFDGTPNILLEMGARGVPVVAPKICGIPDFLGPDWPFYVPDCDDVPAYVAALRRLHEDPSERAKASARLLAILRAERSFDSFADAGMTLLDCDPGRKSA from the coding sequence ATGCCGAGCTTTGATCCGAACATCTACTGGCAATCCTACCCGGACATGCTGGAGCTGCACGCGCTCGGCCACTGGACCGATGCGGAATTCACCGGGCACTGGGAGAATTTCGGCCGCCACGAGGGCCGGCGCGTCGCCGACGAGGCCGATGTTCCGGTAGACTGGTCGGACTGGCTCTACTTCAGCGAGTGGCGGGACGAATTCGGCTGGTGGTGGCGCCAGGGCGCGCTGGGCTCCATGGTCTGGTCGGCGCTGGTGTCCGGGGACAACGGGCTGGAATTCGGCCGCATCTCGCGCAACGAGCGGGTGCGCGAGCTGACCGGGCTCTCGCCCGAGGCCCTGCGCCAGATCGCCGAGCACGGCCGCGCCTTCCCCGGCCGCGGGCCGCTGTCGCAGCTGCGCAACGAGCCGCTGCCCTGGTCCACGGATGCCGGCGTGGTCCTGCCCATCGAGGAGCAGGTGACGGATCGGTTCCCCTCCGGCGCGGATGTGGTGATCATCCTCCCGTCGCTGCGGGTCGGCGGCGCCGAGCTGGTCGGGGCCTGGCACGCCCATCTGGCGCGGCGCGCCGGGCTGAGCGTGGCGATCCTGCTGGCGGACAAGTCCGGCGTCTCCCCGGTGCACGAACCGCTGCGCGACGCGATCGTCGATCTGCCGGAGCTGTGCGAGGCCGCCACCGGGCGCGGCTGGACCGACCTCACCGTGGAGACCCGCACCGAGGTCGTCACCCATGCGGTGGCGGCGCTGCGGCCGCAGGTGATGCACCTGTGCCATTCCTGGATCGGCTACACCGCCCTGGCGACGCCGCATCTGGCGCGTCGGCTGCGGGCCTCCGCCGCCACCATCCATGTCTCCGCCTTCTGCCACCACGTTCACGCCACCGGCAATTACGACGGGTATTTCCGCTACATTCCCGAGATCGTGGAATGGGTGGACCGGTTCATCTTCGACAACGAGTGGTACTGCGCCGAGATCCGGGAACGCTACGGCCTGCCGGAGGAGCGCACCGTGGCGCTGAAATACCCGGTGGCCGAGCTGCCCTCGCCGGCCGCCATGGCCGCCGCGGCGGCAAACCCGCGCGCCTCCAACACCGTGCTCTGGGCCTCGCGCCTCGACCACCAGAAGAACCCGCAGGTGGTGGGCAGGATCGCGGCGGAGATGCCGGACCTGGATTTCGTGATCTACGGATCCGAGATCCTCTACGACACCAGGGTGGACTGGGCGGCGATGCCGCAGAACCTGCGCTACGGCGGGCCGTTCTCCTCCGTCGACGAGTTGCCGACGGACGAGGCCTTCGCCTTCCTCTACACCGCGCGGTTCGACGGCACGCCCAACATCCTGCTGGAGATGGGCGCGCGCGGCGTGCCCGTGGTGGCACCGAAGATCTGCGGCATCCCGGATTTCCTGGGCCCGGACTGGCCGTTCTACGTGCCCGACTGCGATGATGTCCCGGCCTATGTCGCCGCGCTGCGGCGCCTGCACGAGGACCCGTCGGAGCGGGCGAAGGCCTCGGCCCGGCTGCTCGCCATCCTGCGGGCGGAACGCAGTTTCGACAGTTTCGCCGATGCGGGCATGACCCTTCTCGACTGCGACCCGGGGCGCAAGTCCGCCTGA